The Kitasatospora sp. NBC_00374 genome has a segment encoding these proteins:
- a CDS encoding DedA family protein, whose translation MTGPLLAIDPTSGSSLLAAFGALAVLVVVFAESGLLVVGFFLPGDTLLLPAGVLCSAGSGAGPRLSLWQVMLCAAVGAVAGAQLGFLLGRHGGRTALARTRSRRLRSAAARGDALLRRYGYRKAIVLGRFVPVVRTVLSPLAGMLDVPTRTFTVWQIVGGVLWSQSLVLAGYWLGAAVPGIDHYLWFLVGAVVVLSLLPLLLRARGDSRGR comes from the coding sequence ATGACGGGGCCGCTGCTGGCCATCGACCCGACCAGCGGGTCCTCGCTGCTGGCTGCCTTCGGGGCGCTGGCCGTGCTGGTGGTGGTCTTCGCCGAGTCCGGCCTGCTGGTGGTGGGGTTCTTCCTCCCCGGCGACACCCTCCTCCTGCCGGCCGGGGTGCTCTGCTCCGCCGGCAGCGGCGCCGGGCCCCGGCTGTCACTGTGGCAGGTGATGCTCTGCGCCGCCGTCGGAGCGGTGGCCGGGGCCCAGCTCGGCTTCCTGCTCGGACGGCACGGGGGCCGGACGGCCCTGGCCCGTACCCGCAGCAGGCGCCTGAGATCGGCGGCCGCCCGCGGGGACGCGCTGCTGCGCCGTTACGGCTACCGCAAGGCGATCGTCCTGGGCCGCTTCGTGCCGGTGGTCCGGACGGTGCTCAGTCCCCTGGCGGGCATGCTGGACGTACCCACGCGCACCTTCACCGTCTGGCAGATCGTCGGCGGTGTGCTCTGGTCCCAGAGCCTGGTGCTGGCCGGGTACTGGCTGGGCGCCGCCGTCCCGGGAATCGACCACTACCTGTGGTTCCTGGTGGGTGCGGTCGTGGTCCTCTCCCTCCTGCCGCTGCTGCTGCGAGCCCGCGGCGACTCCCGAGGCCGGTGA
- a CDS encoding putative quinol monooxygenase gives MILIVVKMTVRPERSKDWLALVDEFTTATREEPGNLFFEWSTSVDDPDQFVLVEGFASREAGQAHVESAHFRKAMETMADAIASTPQIISTEAPGDGWSAMAELTPRHP, from the coding sequence ATGATCCTCATCGTCGTCAAGATGACCGTCCGCCCCGAGCGCAGCAAGGACTGGCTGGCGCTCGTCGACGAGTTCACCACCGCCACGCGTGAGGAGCCCGGCAACCTCTTCTTCGAGTGGTCCACCAGCGTCGACGACCCCGACCAGTTCGTCCTCGTCGAGGGCTTCGCCTCCCGGGAGGCCGGCCAGGCCCACGTCGAGTCGGCCCACTTCAGGAAGGCCATGGAGACGATGGCCGACGCCATCGCCTCCACGCCACAGATCATCAGCACGGAGGCGCCGGGCGACGGCTGGTCGGCCATGGCGGAGCTCACTCCCCGCCACCCGTAA
- a CDS encoding cysteine/serine endopeptidase inhibitor, with protein sequence MRVTSNIRILAGAPLAAAALIALGAGTAGAAIPVNKPMTGKATYYNDAGYGACGTQINASTQMLVAVSHAWWTAANPNNDPVCKGISVKVTYQGKTITVPVRDKCPSCDRTHIDLSQPAFARLAPLGQGVIDGLTWQFVKTGFAGETVLISEPVAGSTLG encoded by the coding sequence ATGCGAGTCACGAGCAACATCAGGATCCTGGCCGGCGCCCCGCTCGCCGCCGCCGCGCTCATCGCGCTGGGAGCGGGCACCGCCGGCGCCGCGATACCCGTCAACAAGCCGATGACCGGCAAGGCGACGTACTACAACGACGCCGGCTACGGGGCCTGCGGCACCCAGATCAATGCCTCCACCCAGATGCTCGTCGCCGTCTCGCACGCCTGGTGGACCGCCGCGAATCCCAACAACGACCCGGTCTGCAAGGGGATCTCGGTCAAGGTGACCTACCAGGGCAAGACCATCACCGTGCCGGTGAGGGACAAGTGCCCGTCCTGCGACCGCACGCACATCGACCTCAGCCAGCCCGCGTTCGCCAGGCTCGCGCCCTTGGGCCAGGGCGTGATCGACGGCCTCACCTGGCAGTTCGTCAAGACCGGATTCGCCGGTGAGACCGTCCTGATCTCGGAGCCCGTGGCCGGTTCGACCCTCGGCTGA
- a CDS encoding AAA family ATPase, with the protein MTTLFLMVGLPGAGKTTRARQLAAEHGALRLTPDDWMIPLFGEAEADGKRDVLEGRMLWLALEAVRLGTDVVVDYGCWSRDERSAIRWLVEAEGACFRMVYLPVDEETQRTRVAHRWATTPEETLPMSEADILHGRAHFEEPDAAELEGRGDASPPPGWVDWREWAADRWPSFG; encoded by the coding sequence GTGACCACGTTGTTCCTGATGGTCGGCCTGCCAGGGGCCGGAAAGACCACACGGGCTCGGCAGCTCGCCGCAGAGCACGGCGCGCTGCGTCTGACGCCCGACGACTGGATGATCCCCCTGTTCGGCGAGGCGGAGGCGGACGGGAAGCGCGACGTGCTGGAGGGGCGCATGCTCTGGCTCGCCCTGGAGGCGGTCAGACTGGGCACCGACGTCGTCGTGGACTACGGCTGCTGGTCACGGGACGAACGGTCCGCGATCCGCTGGCTGGTGGAGGCCGAGGGGGCGTGCTTCCGCATGGTCTACCTGCCGGTGGACGAGGAGACCCAACGCACCCGTGTCGCCCACCGCTGGGCGACCACCCCCGAGGAGACGTTGCCGATGTCCGAGGCCGACATCCTGCACGGGCGCGCGCATTTCGAGGAGCCCGACGCGGCGGAGCTGGAGGGCCGCGGGGACGCCAGCCCGCCGCCCGGGTGGGTCGACTGGCGGGAGTGGGCCGCCGACCGGTGGCCGTCGTTCGGGTGA
- a CDS encoding TetR/AcrR family transcriptional regulator — MGRPPDPARREATLARATDYVLAHGLAGLSLRPLAAALDTSPRMLLYDFGSKQELVSAVLAEARRRGATRLAENLPAQAASAEEHLRGIWAWISAPERAPYVRLIFEVHADGLAHPENYPDQAEAITGWFDTLGATIRDITTDPGDTVTPTLVMAVIRGLLFDLTTTSDRRRTDRALDRFCELLRP, encoded by the coding sequence GTGGGGCGACCCCCAGATCCCGCCCGACGGGAGGCCACGCTGGCGCGGGCGACCGACTACGTACTGGCACACGGCCTGGCCGGGTTGAGCCTGAGGCCGCTGGCCGCAGCTCTCGATACCAGCCCGCGGATGCTGCTCTACGACTTCGGCAGCAAGCAGGAGTTGGTATCTGCCGTCCTTGCCGAGGCCCGCCGCCGCGGTGCGACACGGCTGGCCGAGAACCTCCCGGCGCAGGCAGCCTCTGCGGAGGAACACCTGCGCGGCATCTGGGCCTGGATCAGCGCACCTGAGCGCGCCCCGTACGTCCGGCTGATCTTCGAGGTGCACGCCGACGGCCTCGCTCACCCCGAGAACTACCCGGACCAGGCCGAGGCGATCACGGGCTGGTTCGACACTCTCGGCGCCACGATCCGCGACATCACCACCGACCCTGGCGACACCGTCACTCCCACGCTGGTCATGGCCGTCATCCGGGGCCTACTGTTCGATCTCACGACCACCAGTGACCGCCGCCGCACCGACCGCGCCCTGGACCGCTTCTGCGAACTCCTCCGGCCTTGA